The nucleotide sequence CGGAAGGGACGGAAGGCGGTCCAGTACAAGACCAAGAGCCCGGCCCTCCGCTCCAACCCGCAGAAAAGGGGCGTCTGCACCCGCGTGTACACCACAACGCCCAAGAAGCCCAATTCCGCGCTACGGAAAGTGGCGCGCGTCCGCCTCACCAGCGGGATGGAGGTCACCACCTACATCCCCGGCATCGGGCACAACCTCCAGGAGCACTCGGTGGTGCTGAT is from Acidobacteriota bacterium and encodes:
- the rpsL gene encoding 30S ribosomal protein S12, which codes for MPTINQLVRKGRKAVQYKTKSPALRSNPQKRGVCTRVYTTTPKKPNSALRKVARVRLTSGMEVTTYIPGIGHNLQEHSVVLIRGGRVKDLPGVRYHIIRGKLDTTGVDARRQGRSKYGAKRPKS